The Streptomyces sp. NL15-2K genome contains a region encoding:
- a CDS encoding amidohydrolase family protein produces the protein MASPEAATSGPGLPKGNWRIDTHAHYSPDVYNDYLKRYGLLGAITGAYGPWSVDRHLAFMDQYRIQASVLSFGDLQVTVGPVDDRRATARAVNDYARDLVQTRGDRFGIFAVTPMPDIEGSVAEVDRALGDLDLDGICLLTNYKGTYLGDPSFAPLYEILNDRGAYVYVHPTGPEVNPAPKLCFGPDIPAGNNVFEYTFDATRAMTSLIYNGVLRDSPNIRWHFTHCGGALPFLAYRLATRHSAFPPFNEVLPEGPLTYLSRMYFDDAQAFTAAQLQPLSTLVPADHIMFGSDWPATRHLYAADNVETMPFLKGSLPLLKAGDPEPTVDEIYSRRQRIALERTNALEQFPKLRARIRRSGSR, from the coding sequence ATGGCTAGTCCGGAGGCGGCAACGTCCGGTCCGGGGCTGCCGAAGGGCAACTGGCGTATCGATACCCACGCGCACTACAGCCCCGACGTGTACAACGACTACCTGAAGCGCTATGGCCTGCTCGGCGCCATTACCGGGGCGTACGGTCCGTGGTCGGTCGATCGGCACCTGGCCTTCATGGACCAGTACCGGATCCAGGCGAGCGTCCTGTCGTTCGGCGACCTCCAGGTCACCGTCGGCCCGGTCGACGACCGGCGCGCCACCGCCCGCGCGGTCAACGACTACGCCCGCGACCTCGTGCAGACCCGTGGTGACCGGTTCGGGATCTTCGCGGTCACCCCGATGCCCGACATCGAGGGCTCGGTGGCCGAGGTGGACCGCGCGCTCGGCGACTTGGATCTCGACGGCATCTGTCTGCTCACCAATTACAAGGGCACCTACCTGGGGGATCCTTCATTCGCGCCTCTGTACGAGATCCTCAATGACCGCGGTGCCTACGTCTACGTCCACCCGACGGGTCCGGAGGTGAACCCGGCTCCGAAGCTCTGCTTCGGTCCGGACATCCCGGCCGGGAACAACGTCTTCGAGTACACCTTCGACGCGACCCGTGCGATGACGAGCCTGATCTACAACGGTGTTCTGCGGGACTCCCCGAACATCCGCTGGCACTTCACGCACTGCGGCGGGGCACTGCCGTTCCTGGCCTACCGGCTCGCGACCCGGCACTCGGCCTTCCCGCCGTTCAATGAGGTGCTGCCGGAAGGCCCCCTCACGTACCTCTCGCGGATGTACTTCGACGACGCACAGGCGTTCACCGCCGCGCAGTTGCAGCCGCTGTCGACGCTGGTGCCCGCCGACCACATCATGTTCGGCAGTGACTGGCCGGCGACCCGCCACCTCTACGCGGCCGACAACGTCGAGACGATGCCCTTCCTCAAGGGCAGCCTGCCGCTTCTCAAGGCAGGCGACCCCGAACCGACCGTCGACGAGATCTACAGCCGACGCCAGCGGATCGCTCTCGAGCGGACCAACGCCCTCGAGCAGTTCCCGAAACTGCGGGCGCGTATACGCCGCTCCGGCTCGCGCTGA
- a CDS encoding response regulator transcription factor, whose amino-acid sequence MSTQRVLVVDDEPKIRMTVRGYLEADGFHVIEAADGPSALQAVTCDRPDLVVLDVMLPGLDGFQVLRRIREASQLPVIMLTARDEEVDRLIGFTTGSDDYVTKPFSPRELALRVRAILRRTDNRSEAAHEDGVLRFDGLTVDPGTRTVLVAADRTVELSALDFDLLLAMARAPGRVFTRRGLLAQVWGEDFFGDERVVDVHIRTLRRALGDDASAPRFVGTVRTIGYRFIGRPA is encoded by the coding sequence ATGAGTACGCAGCGCGTTCTGGTCGTCGATGACGAACCCAAGATCCGCATGACCGTGCGCGGCTACCTGGAGGCGGACGGGTTCCACGTCATCGAAGCCGCGGACGGACCGTCCGCCCTGCAGGCGGTCACCTGCGACCGGCCGGACCTCGTGGTGCTGGACGTGATGCTCCCCGGGCTGGACGGATTCCAGGTCCTGCGCCGCATCCGGGAGGCGAGCCAGCTCCCGGTGATCATGCTCACCGCCCGGGACGAGGAGGTCGACCGGCTGATCGGCTTCACCACCGGCAGTGACGACTACGTCACCAAGCCGTTCAGCCCCCGCGAACTGGCACTGCGCGTGCGCGCCATCCTGCGGCGCACCGACAACCGGTCCGAGGCGGCCCACGAGGACGGGGTGCTGCGCTTCGACGGACTGACTGTCGATCCCGGGACGCGGACCGTCCTCGTCGCCGCCGACCGGACGGTGGAGCTGTCCGCCCTCGACTTCGACTTGCTGCTTGCGATGGCCCGGGCCCCTGGGCGGGTCTTCACCCGGCGCGGACTGCTGGCCCAGGTGTGGGGCGAGGACTTCTTCGGCGACGAGCGCGTCGTGGACGTACACATCCGCACTCTGCGGCGTGCGTTGGGCGACGACGCGAGCGCGCCCCGGTTCGTGGGCACCGTCCGCACCATCGGCTACCGGTTCATCGGGCGTCCCGCCTAG
- a CDS encoding TetR/AcrR family transcriptional regulator, translating into MTWSSAWPTPGNPRVQRTRNRVLAVARELLPQVGPAGLTYALLAERADVTRQTLYRHWPTRAALLFDLVLEGPDLGTYPEPGSDVGAVATAWLKSLRAGVSVPAVRTAALAVTAQADHDPDSAQALVRIGEDRYAGFNRLLEPSGVQISDDEFTLLYGPVLARLFLDRGQVTDAFIDAVVAQWLTMLERVGALQDSQ; encoded by the coding sequence GTGACATGGTCATCCGCCTGGCCGACCCCGGGCAACCCGCGCGTGCAGCGCACCCGCAACCGCGTGCTGGCCGTCGCGCGAGAACTGCTGCCTCAGGTCGGACCGGCCGGGCTGACCTATGCCCTGCTGGCCGAGCGGGCGGACGTCACCCGCCAGACCCTCTACCGGCACTGGCCCACCCGAGCCGCACTGCTCTTCGACCTCGTCCTCGAAGGTCCCGACCTCGGCACCTACCCGGAACCGGGCAGCGACGTGGGCGCCGTGGCCACCGCCTGGCTGAAGAGCCTGCGCGCCGGCGTCAGCGTGCCGGCCGTGCGAACCGCGGCTCTGGCCGTCACCGCTCAGGCTGACCACGACCCCGACAGCGCCCAGGCACTCGTCCGCATCGGCGAAGACCGCTACGCCGGCTTCAACAGGCTGCTGGAGCCTTCGGGCGTCCAGATCAGCGACGACGAGTTCACCCTGCTGTACGGGCCCGTCCTCGCCCGGCTCTTCCTCGACCGCGGCCAGGTCACCGACGCCTTCATCGACGCCGTCGTGGCCCAGTGGCTCACCATGCTGGAGCGTGTCGGCGCACTGCAGGACTCCCAGTAG
- a CDS encoding LysR family transcriptional regulator, with product MHPHSPDENPTPQPAGSPRSVDRSVDPRKLRADDLRYLLAVSRTGRLVTAADALGVDHTTVSRRIAALEKSLGLRLIERGTEGWTLTDIGRAVSEDARAIEEAIDRVADTVAGQDSPSLHGTVRVSAPDGFGTAFATPALVRVRRRHPRLQVELITATRQLALRPSGFDLALVIGVPASIRLVTEHLTDYTLGLYACDDYLTTYGRPETVAELRDHPLIFYIESMLQVGDLDIERHLPGMTPAFSSTNVFAQLEATQQGAGIGVLPAFLAQRTQLRRLLAEEIDIRLPITLAVRREAVTHPAVRALWSALRHEVAERADELMPE from the coding sequence GTGCACCCCCACTCCCCGGACGAGAACCCCACCCCGCAGCCGGCCGGCTCCCCTCGCTCCGTCGATCGCTCCGTCGACCCGCGCAAACTTCGCGCGGACGATCTGCGCTACCTGCTCGCGGTGTCCCGTACCGGACGCCTGGTGACAGCCGCCGACGCCCTCGGCGTGGACCACACCACCGTGTCACGACGTATCGCCGCATTGGAGAAGAGCCTCGGCCTGCGCCTCATCGAACGCGGCACAGAGGGATGGACGCTCACCGACATCGGAAGAGCCGTCTCTGAGGACGCCCGCGCTATCGAGGAGGCCATCGACCGCGTCGCCGACACCGTGGCGGGGCAGGACTCGCCGTCCCTGCACGGCACGGTGCGCGTCAGCGCGCCCGACGGCTTCGGCACCGCCTTCGCCACGCCCGCCCTCGTACGGGTGCGCCGCCGGCACCCCCGGCTCCAGGTCGAACTCATCACCGCGACACGGCAGCTCGCCCTGCGCCCGTCCGGTTTCGATCTCGCTCTCGTCATCGGCGTTCCCGCCAGCATCCGCCTGGTGACCGAGCACCTCACCGACTACACGCTGGGGCTCTACGCCTGTGACGACTACCTCACCACGTACGGCCGACCGGAGACGGTGGCCGAGCTGCGCGATCACCCGCTCATCTTCTACATCGAGTCGATGCTGCAGGTCGGCGACCTCGACATCGAACGCCACCTTCCCGGAATGACCCCGGCATTCTCCTCGACGAATGTCTTCGCCCAGCTGGAAGCCACCCAGCAGGGGGCCGGCATCGGCGTCCTGCCTGCCTTTCTGGCCCAGCGGACGCAACTGCGCCGGCTGCTCGCAGAAGAGATCGACATCCGGCTCCCCATCACCCTGGCAGTGCGCCGCGAGGCGGTGACGCACCCCGCTGTACGCGCCCTATGGAGCGCTCTACGACATGAGGTCGCCGAACGGGCCGACGAACTGATGCCGGAATGA
- a CDS encoding acetyl-coenzyme A synthetase N-terminal domain-containing protein — MGTYEDVFRASTEDPESFWLRAAEAIDWDVTPQHALDSSGAPFYRWFPDGRLNVAPAMKPGHTKVVTRIAAWH, encoded by the coding sequence ATGGGAACGTACGAAGATGTCTTCCGCGCCAGTACCGAGGACCCGGAGAGCTTCTGGCTGAGGGCGGCAGAGGCCATCGACTGGGACGTCACTCCGCAACACGCCCTGGACTCCTCGGGCGCGCCCTTCTACCGCTGGTTTCCCGACGGACGGCTCAACGTCGCGCCAGCTATGAAGCCTGGTCACACAAAAGTTGTGACCAGGATCGCCGCTTGGCACTAG
- a CDS encoding HAMP domain-containing sensor histidine kinase gives MRPSRFPALPSCPARLRRLQERLSLRNRLVLSHVMVLLLALLAMAAISALIEVWLGLDDIEGDLVLQVGLLFGAAAAFPASVALSRFLLRPLDRVRAATRRLAEGHYDDILDLPSEPGLAALVEDVNRLAATLADTERRRARLISEVAHEMRTPITILRGQIEGMADGIFVPDDAMFASLADDLHRLQRLAGDLSSLSRSEEGAFDLHHKPTDVATVARATAERLRPQYDDQMVTLVVHADTPVVAFCDPDRITQVLVNLLGNALTACDPHGHVALSVHTEPTPVHHVAVRVMDDGIGIAAHNLERIFHRFEHLEHPGRPAAGGSGIGLTIAWGIARAHGGDITAESAGLGKGATFSLRLPQEPAPGGDTPPVSR, from the coding sequence ATGCGTCCCTCCCGCTTTCCGGCCCTCCCCAGTTGTCCTGCGCGGCTGCGCCGGCTCCAGGAGCGTCTGTCGCTCCGCAACCGGCTGGTGCTCTCTCACGTCATGGTGCTCCTCCTGGCCCTGCTGGCCATGGCGGCGATCAGCGCGCTGATCGAGGTGTGGCTCGGGCTTGACGACATCGAGGGCGACTTGGTCCTGCAGGTCGGCCTCTTGTTCGGAGCAGCCGCGGCTTTCCCGGCGTCCGTCGCCCTGTCCCGGTTTCTGCTGCGTCCGCTCGACCGGGTGCGCGCCGCCACGCGCCGGCTTGCCGAGGGGCACTACGACGACATCCTCGACCTCCCCAGCGAGCCGGGACTGGCGGCGCTGGTCGAGGACGTGAACAGGCTGGCGGCAACCCTCGCCGACACCGAACGCCGCCGCGCCCGGCTGATCTCCGAGGTCGCCCACGAAATGCGGACCCCCATCACCATCCTGCGCGGCCAGATCGAGGGCATGGCCGACGGCATCTTCGTCCCCGACGACGCGATGTTCGCCTCGCTCGCCGACGACCTTCACCGGCTGCAGCGCCTGGCGGGCGACCTCTCCAGCCTGTCCCGGTCGGAGGAGGGCGCCTTCGATCTCCACCACAAGCCCACCGACGTGGCCACGGTGGCACGGGCCACCGCCGAGCGGCTGCGCCCCCAGTACGACGACCAGATGGTGACCCTTGTCGTGCACGCGGACACACCCGTCGTCGCCTTCTGCGACCCGGACCGGATCACCCAGGTCCTGGTGAACCTGCTCGGCAACGCACTGACCGCATGCGATCCGCACGGTCATGTGGCGCTGTCCGTGCACACCGAACCAACTCCTGTGCACCACGTCGCGGTCCGCGTCATGGACGACGGCATCGGCATCGCCGCACACAACCTGGAGCGCATCTTCCACCGCTTCGAACACCTCGAGCATCCCGGCCGACCCGCTGCCGGCGGCAGCGGCATCGGCCTGACCATCGCCTGGGGCATCGCCCGAGCTCACGGCGGAGACATCACCGCGGAATCCGCCGGGCTGGGCAAGGGAGCAACCTTCAGCTTGCGCCTACCGCAGGAACCCGCCCCAGGGGGCGACACGCCTCCTGTCTCCCGCTGA
- a CDS encoding iron-containing alcohol dehydrogenase, translating into MIASLSLPRTLRVGGGAVGELGDVGAGLGLRRPLLVTDAFLAGTGAAERLMATLRDAGLQPRLFAGTVPDPTTDSLDAGLTVLREHGADSVIGFGGGSPMDTAKALGLLGVQGGRMGDYKAPHTNLGPALPLIAVPTTAGSGSEATQFTIITDSATDEKMLCPGPAFLPVAAVVDFELTLSMPSRLTADTGVDALTHAVEAYVSRKANPFSDGLALNAIRTIGHHLRRVYADGGDREAREAMMLAATQAGIAFSNSSVALVHGMSRPIGAHFHVAHGLSNAMLFPAVTAFSAPAAESRYADCARALGAATDGDSNALAADKLVEALRALCQDLEVPTPQTHGIAKDEWFRLSPLMAEQALASGSPANNPVVPTVDEIQDLYAQIYA; encoded by the coding sequence ATGATTGCCAGCCTTTCCCTCCCGCGGACCCTGCGCGTAGGCGGCGGTGCCGTCGGCGAGCTGGGCGACGTCGGCGCAGGGCTGGGCCTGCGCCGCCCGCTGCTGGTCACGGACGCCTTCCTCGCTGGGACCGGTGCGGCGGAACGACTGATGGCGACGCTGAGAGATGCCGGATTGCAGCCGCGCCTGTTCGCCGGCACCGTCCCGGATCCGACGACCGACTCGCTCGACGCGGGCCTGACCGTGCTGCGGGAACACGGGGCGGACTCGGTGATCGGATTCGGCGGCGGCAGCCCGATGGACACCGCCAAGGCCCTCGGCCTGCTCGGCGTCCAGGGCGGCCGGATGGGGGACTACAAGGCCCCGCACACCAACCTCGGCCCGGCGCTTCCGTTGATCGCGGTCCCGACGACCGCGGGCAGTGGCTCGGAGGCCACCCAGTTCACCATCATCACCGACAGCGCCACGGACGAGAAGATGCTCTGTCCGGGGCCGGCGTTCCTGCCGGTCGCCGCCGTCGTCGACTTCGAACTGACTCTGTCGATGCCGTCCCGGCTGACCGCCGACACCGGCGTCGACGCGCTCACGCATGCCGTCGAGGCGTACGTGAGCCGCAAGGCCAATCCGTTCTCCGACGGCCTCGCGCTGAACGCGATCCGGACCATCGGCCACCACCTCCGCCGCGTCTACGCCGACGGGGGAGACCGCGAGGCTCGCGAGGCAATGATGCTCGCCGCGACCCAGGCCGGCATCGCCTTCTCCAACTCCAGCGTGGCACTGGTGCACGGCATGAGCCGCCCGATCGGCGCTCACTTCCACGTCGCCCACGGCCTGTCGAACGCGATGCTCTTCCCCGCGGTGACCGCGTTCTCCGCGCCCGCCGCCGAGAGCCGGTACGCCGACTGCGCCCGCGCCCTCGGAGCCGCCACCGACGGCGACAGCAACGCCTTGGCCGCCGATAAGCTCGTGGAGGCGCTCCGAGCCCTGTGCCAGGATCTTGAGGTGCCCACCCCCCAAACCCACGGCATCGCAAAGGACGAGTGGTTCCGCCTGTCGCCCCTCATGGCCGAGCAGGCGCTCGCGTCCGGATCCCCTGCCAACAACCCCGTCGTACCCACCGTGGACGAGATCCAGGATCTCTACGCGCAGATCTACGCCTGA
- a CDS encoding IS701 family transposase: MFEPFARADQRRWGEVYLRGLLLDGRRKSVEPMAARLGEDGNRQALAHFITTSPWEAAHVRARLAWRMQQVIKPTALIVDDTGFLKDGDASACVARQYTGTAGKVTNCQAGVSLHLASDAASAAVDWRLFLPESWDPASPKADPAKVARRTKCGIPEEVGHVEKWQLALDMIDETRSWGIEVPLVVADGGYGDAAVFRLGLEERGLDYVVGISTTTTAQPEEARLHIPPYGGRGPRPQPVYPEPAQAVKKLVIEAGKRAAKPVQWREGSRPGSGRSGLKRMYSRFVALRIRPAGREIRKNTDGPELPVRWLLAEWPATEPEPVQFWLSNLPAETPLATLVRTAKLRWRIEHDYREMKQVLGLAHFEGRTWRGWHHHVTLVSAAHAFCTLQRITRSPKETASA, translated from the coding sequence ATGTTCGAGCCGTTCGCGCGGGCGGATCAGCGCCGGTGGGGCGAGGTCTATCTGCGGGGGCTGCTGCTGGACGGGCGGCGCAAGTCGGTGGAACCGATGGCCGCCCGGCTGGGTGAGGACGGCAACCGGCAGGCTCTGGCCCACTTCATCACCACCAGCCCGTGGGAGGCGGCGCATGTGCGGGCCCGCCTCGCCTGGCGGATGCAGCAGGTGATCAAGCCGACCGCCCTGATCGTCGATGACACCGGCTTCCTCAAGGACGGGGACGCCTCGGCGTGCGTGGCCCGGCAGTACACCGGAACCGCGGGCAAGGTCACCAACTGCCAGGCCGGGGTGTCGTTGCATCTGGCCTCCGACGCAGCGTCGGCGGCCGTCGACTGGCGCTTGTTCCTGCCCGAGAGCTGGGACCCCGCCTCGCCGAAGGCCGATCCGGCCAAGGTGGCCCGCCGCACGAAGTGCGGCATCCCCGAAGAGGTCGGTCATGTCGAGAAGTGGCAGCTGGCCCTGGACATGATCGACGAGACGAGGTCGTGGGGCATCGAGGTCCCCCTCGTCGTCGCCGACGGAGGCTACGGCGATGCCGCGGTCTTCCGCCTCGGCCTGGAGGAACGCGGCCTTGACTACGTGGTGGGCATCTCCACCACGACCACTGCCCAGCCGGAAGAAGCCAGGCTCCACATCCCGCCCTACGGCGGTCGCGGGCCTCGGCCGCAGCCCGTTTACCCCGAGCCGGCCCAGGCCGTGAAGAAGCTGGTCATCGAGGCCGGCAAGCGGGCCGCGAAGCCGGTGCAGTGGCGGGAAGGCTCCCGCCCGGGCAGCGGCCGCAGCGGCCTGAAGCGGATGTACTCGCGGTTCGTGGCCCTGCGGATCAGGCCCGCCGGACGCGAGATCCGCAAGAACACCGACGGACCCGAACTGCCCGTGCGCTGGCTGCTGGCCGAATGGCCCGCCACCGAGCCCGAACCCGTCCAGTTCTGGCTGTCCAACCTGCCCGCCGAGACCCCGCTGGCCACCCTCGTGCGCACCGCGAAGCTGCGCTGGCGCATCGAGCACGACTACCGCGAGATGAAGCAGGTCCTGGGCCTGGCCCACTTCGAGGGCCGCACCTGGAGAGGCTGGCACCACCACGTCACCCTCGTCTCCGCAGCCCACGCCTTCTGCACCCTCCAGCGCATCACCCGGTCCCCAAAAGAGACGGCGTCGGCCTGA
- a CDS encoding alpha/beta hydrolase, with protein MSPRNLPEPTFSRTRLGSGPGLLLAHGAGSSLAGTYGPVLEALAARHTVVGIDYPGSGDTPRSTAPLSVDDLADQLIAAADAEGLDRFAVSGFSLGGPVAIRVAARHPERVTALVLTAAFPHRDNRLALASSVWSKIAASCDRELLAEFLLMMALGTQALESMPAEQLRQTLGYTAATAADGSSEQTDLVGHVDVRDDLAGIKIPTLVISTTDDRLTSTALHRHLAETIPDAQLVEIATGHLPMLERTDEWLQLITDFLGKRNV; from the coding sequence ATGTCACCTCGCAACCTGCCCGAACCCACGTTCTCCCGCACGCGCCTCGGTTCCGGCCCCGGCCTGCTCCTCGCCCACGGCGCCGGAAGCAGCCTGGCAGGCACTTACGGCCCCGTCCTGGAAGCACTCGCCGCCCGCCACACCGTCGTCGGCATCGACTACCCCGGCAGCGGCGACACCCCCCGCTCCACCGCCCCGCTGTCCGTCGACGACCTCGCCGACCAGCTCATCGCCGCCGCCGACGCAGAGGGCCTCGACCGCTTCGCCGTGTCCGGCTTCTCCCTCGGCGGCCCGGTCGCCATCCGAGTCGCCGCCCGCCATCCCGAGCGCGTCACCGCACTCGTCCTGACCGCCGCCTTCCCGCACCGCGACAACCGGCTCGCTCTCGCCTCCTCGGTCTGGAGCAAGATCGCCGCGTCCTGCGACCGCGAACTGCTCGCCGAATTCCTGCTCATGATGGCCCTCGGCACCCAGGCGCTGGAGTCCATGCCTGCCGAGCAACTGCGGCAGACCCTCGGCTACACCGCCGCCACCGCGGCCGACGGCAGCTCCGAGCAGACCGACCTCGTCGGCCATGTCGACGTCCGGGACGACCTCGCCGGCATCAAGATCCCCACTTTGGTCATCTCGACCACCGACGACCGGCTCACCTCCACCGCCCTGCACCGCCACCTCGCCGAGACCATCCCCGACGCCCAACTCGTAGAAATCGCCACCGGCCACCTGCCGATGCTGGAGCGGACCGACGAGTGGCTGCAGCTCATCACCGACTTCCTCGGCAAGCGCAACGTCTGA
- a CDS encoding alpha/beta hydrolase translates to MDAGGVPALWAIPKDADTDRALLHFHFGGSVTASMHSDRKAAGHIAKAAGARSLVVDFRLAPEHPYPAQLDDAETAYRWLLSQGYQPQNIGSTGHSIGGTLAVMLPLRLLAKGEATPGAIVSVSPWTDLTMQNASVDANEDNDKMLSRNTLELFRGAWLQDPGVDFADPQISLVNADLTGLPPTTVHYGECETLADDGAQLGRRLADFKVTSEVHPMPEGQHSFVLGAGRVPEVDQAIQQMGRWLRKHLGA, encoded by the coding sequence GTGGACGCGGGCGGCGTCCCCGCCCTGTGGGCCATCCCCAAGGACGCCGACACCGACCGGGCGCTGCTCCACTTCCACTTCGGCGGATCCGTCACCGCATCGATGCACTCCGACCGCAAGGCCGCCGGCCACATCGCGAAGGCGGCAGGAGCCCGCTCCCTCGTCGTGGACTTCCGCCTGGCGCCCGAACACCCCTACCCCGCGCAGCTCGACGACGCCGAGACCGCCTACCGCTGGCTGCTCTCGCAGGGCTACCAGCCTCAGAACATCGGCAGCACCGGCCACTCGATCGGCGGAACCCTCGCGGTGATGCTCCCGCTGCGTCTGCTCGCCAAGGGTGAGGCCACCCCCGGCGCGATAGTCAGCGTCTCGCCGTGGACCGACCTCACCATGCAGAACGCGTCGGTGGACGCGAACGAAGACAACGACAAGATGCTCAGCAGGAACACCCTCGAGCTCTTCCGCGGAGCCTGGCTGCAGGACCCCGGAGTGGACTTCGCCGACCCGCAGATCAGCCTCGTGAACGCCGATCTGACCGGCCTGCCGCCCACGACCGTCCACTACGGCGAGTGCGAGACCCTCGCCGACGACGGCGCCCAGCTCGGCCGCCGACTCGCGGACTTCAAGGTCACCTCCGAGGTCCACCCGATGCCCGAGGGGCAGCACTCGTTCGTCCTGGGCGCGGGGCGCGTACCCGAGGTGGACCAGGCAATCCAGCAGATGGGCCGGTGGCTCCGTAAGCACCTTGGCGCGTGA
- a CDS encoding enoyl-CoA hydratase/isomerase family protein codes for MTDTAAVEILADVHRGVGRIVLNRPKALNALTTGMVVAIDRALAEWERIPLSAVVFASTGTKAFCAGGDIRTIREQSLAGDAEASERFFASEYRLNARIAEYPVPVVSLIDGLCMGGGLGLSVHGSFRVVTEGAVLAMPETGIGFFPDVGASYFLPRLPGAIGMYLGLTGQRLDAADALYTGLATHFVPADGVEAVGDALADSPGEPVDVVLNRLAGRSPVAGSRLAEVRGDVDWAFGAPALGEIEKRLRHLDTPWAAAALAALESASPQSLEITHALLARGRQRTLRECLSAELALTRTTIRTPDFLEGVRAALVDKDRNPNWQRASLGGRTLPS; via the coding sequence ATGACTGATACCGCTGCCGTCGAGATTCTCGCCGACGTCCACCGGGGCGTCGGCCGCATCGTTTTGAACCGGCCCAAGGCGCTCAACGCCCTGACGACAGGCATGGTCGTCGCCATCGACCGTGCGCTCGCCGAGTGGGAGCGCATACCGCTGTCCGCAGTGGTGTTCGCCAGTACCGGCACGAAGGCGTTCTGCGCCGGCGGAGACATCCGCACCATCCGCGAGCAGAGCCTCGCCGGGGATGCCGAGGCCAGTGAGCGGTTCTTCGCGTCCGAGTACCGGCTCAACGCCCGGATCGCCGAGTATCCCGTGCCGGTCGTGTCGCTCATCGACGGCCTGTGCATGGGCGGCGGTCTCGGTCTGTCCGTCCACGGCAGCTTCCGCGTCGTCACCGAGGGCGCGGTGCTGGCGATGCCCGAGACCGGGATCGGGTTCTTCCCGGACGTCGGGGCCAGCTACTTCCTGCCGAGGCTGCCCGGCGCGATCGGCATGTACCTGGGGCTGACCGGGCAACGGCTCGACGCGGCCGACGCTCTGTACACGGGGCTGGCCACGCACTTCGTCCCCGCCGACGGGGTCGAGGCGGTCGGGGATGCCCTGGCCGACAGCCCCGGCGAACCGGTGGACGTGGTCCTGAACCGCCTCGCCGGCCGTTCCCCGGTGGCGGGCAGCAGGCTGGCGGAGGTACGCGGGGACGTGGACTGGGCGTTCGGCGCGCCGGCCCTCGGCGAGATCGAGAAACGCCTGCGCCACCTCGACACCCCATGGGCGGCAGCCGCGTTGGCCGCCCTGGAGTCCGCCTCGCCGCAGAGCCTGGAGATCACTCACGCCCTGCTTGCCCGGGGCAGGCAGCGCACGTTGCGCGAGTGCCTCAGTGCCGAACTCGCCCTCACACGCACGACCATCCGCACTCCGGACTTCCTGGAGGGCGTCCGTGCGGCCCTGGTCGACAAGGACCGCAATCCCAACTGGCAACGTGCGTCGCTCGGCGGACGGACGTTGCCGTCCTGA